In Deltaproteobacteria bacterium RBG_16_64_85, the genomic window GGTGGAGATGAACGGACACCCCGTGGAAAGCGTCGACGACCTTCATCGCCTCCTGTCGGGAATCGCGGTCAAGGACGTGGTGCGCATCGACCTGTTGCGGGGGACGGAACGGAAGACTGCGGACGTCGAGATCGGGGAGGCGGCTGCATGACCGGTGGGCCTTGCCATGGTGACACATCAAATGTGGATCTTCATCGTGTTGTTCTCCTGTCTGGTCATTTCCGGATGCTCGGAGAGTTCCTCGCCCGCTCCCGCCACAGGCCCTTCCAGCGGAGCCATGCCCACGATTTCGCTGACCGGAGTGTCCGGAGGGTTCGCCCAGCCGGTCCACATTACCCATGCCGGGGACGGCAGCGGCCGGATCTTCGTGGTGGAGCAGGGGGGGAAGATCCGGATTCTCGACAACGGGGTCGTCCTCCCGCCATCGTTCCTGGACATCTCCTCCCGGGTGGCCTGCTGCGGCGAGCAGGGGCTTCTGAGCGTTGCGTTCCCACCGGGGTTTTCCGCCAAACGGCACTTCTACGTGAATTACACCAGGACCCCGGACGGCGCCACGGTGGTCACCCGCTTCCGCGTCTCCTTGAACGACGCGAACGCCGCCGATCCAGCAAGCGAGGAGGTCGTTCTCGCCATCCCCCAGCCCTTTGCGAACCACAACGGGGGACAACTCGCCTTCGGCCCGGACGGGTACCTCTACATCGGCATGGGAGACGGCGGCTCGGGTGGAGATCCGCTTGGCCTGGCACAGAACACCGATAATGTGCTCGGGAAACTCCTCCGCATCGACGTCGAGTCCGGGGCGGCACCGTACGATGTCCCCCCCGGCAATCCTTTCGTCGGAATGGCCGGATACCGTCCGGAGATCTGGGCGCTGGGCTTGCGCAATCCGTGGCGCTTCTCGTTCGACCGCTTGACGGGAGACCTCTACATCGGCGACGTGGGGCAAGGCGCATTCGAGGAGATCGACGTCCAGCCCGCTGGAAGCCCCGGGGGCCAGAATTACGGGTGGAACATCATGGAGGGGGCGAATTGCTTCAACAGCTCCTCCTGCGCAACCGCTGGACTGGCTCTCCCCGTGGCAACCTATGATCACTCGCAAGGGT contains:
- a CDS encoding glucose dehydrogenase; protein product: MVTHQMWIFIVLFSCLVISGCSESSSPAPATGPSSGAMPTISLTGVSGGFAQPVHITHAGDGSGRIFVVEQGGKIRILDNGVVLPPSFLDISSRVACCGEQGLLSVAFPPGFSAKRHFYVNYTRTPDGATVVTRFRVSLNDANAADPASEEVVLAIPQPFANHNGGQLAFGPDGYLYIGMGDGGSGGDPLGLAQNTDNVLGKLLRIDVESGAAPYDVPPGNPFVGMAGYRPEIWALGLRNPWRFSFDRLTGDLYIGDVGQGAFEEIDVQPAGSPGGQNYGWNIMEGANCFNSSSCATAGLALPVATYDHSQGCSVTGGVVYRGAALPVLQGIYFYGDFCSGRIWGLRKNGAGWDNAVLLPSQNSPLNITTFGEDEEGNVYVANYANGDLLKIGSP